A window from Flavobacterium gyeonganense encodes these proteins:
- a CDS encoding DUF6341 family protein, protein MTAFFEGIQYLFVNILFAPLDFLRRLELITWFGANTINWIFMIICACAIVYWIKQLRIFDNAGTENQDTTAHSFLK, encoded by the coding sequence ATGACAGCTTTTTTTGAAGGAATACAATACTTATTCGTTAACATTTTGTTTGCTCCTCTTGACTTTTTACGTCGTTTGGAATTGATTACATGGTTTGGTGCAAACACTATTAACTGGATTTTTATGATCATCTGTGCATGCGCAATCGTTTATTGGATTAAACAATTACGTATTTTTGATAACGCTGGAACAGAAAATCAGGATACAACGGCTCATTCATTTTTAAAATAA
- a CDS encoding ORF6N domain-containing protein — translation MADHSLLTEETISNKIYFIRGQKIMLDSDLALLYGIETKRLKEQVKRNRNRFPEDFMFELTKKEFENWRSQIATSNSEKMGLRYAPMAFTEH, via the coding sequence ATGGCTGATCATTCTCTGCTTACTGAAGAAACAATTTCTAATAAAATATATTTTATTCGTGGACAAAAGATAATGCTGGATAGTGATCTGGCTTTACTTTATGGCATTGAAACAAAACGACTAAAAGAGCAAGTTAAAAGGAATCGAAACCGTTTTCCTGAAGATTTTATGTTTGAGCTTACCAAAAAAGAATTTGAAAATTGGAGGTCGCAAATTGCGACCTCCAATTCTGAGAAGATGGGTTTACGATATGCTCCAATGGCATTCACAGAACATTGA
- a CDS encoding exopolysaccharide biosynthesis polyprenyl glycosylphosphotransferase — MRTKTGKYSGYIRPFSYLIDLIIINFFAVYIAHFPVDQILFLAVLNIGWIGIASDLGFYEVYRYTKVITILNCALKQACLFGFVVFALAFFYAKHTSFKTMLFYLWFIFILILFIKFSIYYFLQTYRVVYGGNHRRVVLLGNKESISPLRHFFTENPDYGYELIRVFEFEKVKTDHIKQMFEFVLNKNMDEMYCSIIGLTQEQINEIIDFADSNLKTLKFIPDDNQIFFRNFILEYYDYIPVIALRSIKLDEHLYKIMKRTFDVVFSIIIIIGVLSWVLPILGILIKLESKGPVLLRQKRNGLNNKEFDCYKFRSMKMGNNEYSNQVSKNDPRVTKIGRFIRKTSIDELPQFFNVLIGEMSVVGPRPHIVSYNKEYILKVDKFMVRHFIKPGITGLAQVKGFRGEIETDNDIINRVKYDIFYIENWSILLDLKIIVTTIYHIIKGDEKAY; from the coding sequence ATGCGGACAAAAACAGGAAAATATTCAGGCTACATTCGTCCGTTCTCCTATTTGATTGATTTAATTATTATCAATTTTTTTGCGGTTTATATTGCGCATTTTCCTGTTGATCAAATTTTATTTTTAGCTGTACTAAATATTGGCTGGATTGGTATTGCGTCCGATTTAGGTTTTTACGAAGTTTATCGTTATACTAAAGTGATAACGATTTTAAATTGTGCATTAAAGCAAGCCTGCTTATTTGGTTTTGTAGTTTTTGCCCTGGCCTTCTTTTATGCAAAGCATACCAGTTTTAAAACCATGTTGTTTTATTTATGGTTTATTTTTATTCTTATCTTATTCATCAAGTTTTCAATCTACTACTTTCTGCAAACCTATAGGGTTGTGTATGGAGGAAATCATAGACGGGTTGTTCTTTTAGGAAACAAAGAAAGTATTTCTCCTTTACGACATTTCTTTACTGAGAATCCGGATTATGGATATGAACTAATTCGTGTTTTTGAATTTGAAAAAGTAAAAACAGATCATATTAAACAAATGTTTGAATTTGTCCTGAATAAAAACATGGATGAAATGTATTGTTCAATTATTGGTTTGACTCAGGAACAAATAAACGAAATTATAGATTTTGCAGATAGTAACCTGAAGACACTGAAATTTATTCCGGACGATAATCAGATATTTTTTAGAAATTTCATTTTAGAATATTACGATTATATCCCTGTAATTGCCCTTAGAAGTATTAAACTCGATGAGCATTTGTACAAGATAATGAAACGAACTTTTGATGTTGTTTTTTCAATCATCATCATCATTGGAGTTCTTTCGTGGGTATTGCCAATTTTAGGAATTTTAATAAAACTCGAGTCAAAAGGACCTGTTTTGCTCAGACAAAAACGCAATGGGCTTAATAACAAAGAATTCGATTGTTATAAGTTCCGTTCCATGAAAATGGGTAATAATGAATATTCAAACCAGGTTTCTAAAAACGATCCAAGAGTTACGAAAATAGGCAGGTTTATTCGAAAAACCAGTATTGATGAGCTGCCTCAGTTTTTTAATGTTTTGATTGGTGAAATGTCTGTAGTAGGGCCAAGACCTCACATAGTAAGCTATAATAAGGAATATATACTTAAGGTTGACAAGTTTATGGTACGCCATTTTATAAAACCTGGTATTACAGGTTTGGCACAGGTAAAAGGTTTTCGTGGAGAAATTGAAACCGATAATGATATTATAAACCGTGTAAAATATGATATTTTTTATATTGAAAACTGGTCCATTCTGTTAGATTTGAAAATTATTGTAACTACAATTTACCATATCATTAAAGGTGATGAAAAAGCATATTGA
- a CDS encoding glycosyltransferase family 2 protein, whose product MSELVSIITPTYNAEKYIRETLLSVTNQSYQNWEMILTDDASTDNTIAIIEEFALKDNRIKFFKLPENRGNGYARNAALEKADGKYIAYLDADDVWFPEKLEKQIQFLKTNDLYFTFSFYDSIDEEGNDLHRRVESPNPLTYKQLFFCNYVGNLTAIYDADYFGKIILETSQKRQDWRIWLTILKQIKIAKPVAESLAFYRIRKNSVSSSKFKLIKHNFGVYKEFHGHNFVFAVLLMIRFLYTQLIVKRKYIKKI is encoded by the coding sequence ATGAGTGAGTTAGTTTCTATCATAACACCCACATATAATGCCGAAAAATACATTCGGGAAACCCTGCTGTCGGTAACAAATCAAAGTTATCAAAACTGGGAAATGATTCTGACCGATGACGCTTCAACAGATAATACGATTGCGATAATTGAAGAATTTGCATTAAAAGACAACCGGATAAAATTTTTTAAATTACCGGAAAATCGCGGAAACGGTTATGCGAGAAATGCCGCTTTAGAAAAAGCCGACGGAAAATATATTGCTTATTTAGACGCTGATGATGTATGGTTTCCGGAGAAGCTGGAAAAGCAGATTCAGTTTCTAAAAACAAATGATTTATATTTTACTTTTAGTTTTTATGATTCTATAGACGAAGAAGGAAATGATTTGCACAGACGAGTAGAATCGCCAAATCCACTAACCTATAAACAATTGTTTTTCTGCAATTATGTAGGCAATTTAACGGCCATTTATGATGCAGATTATTTTGGCAAAATTATTCTGGAAACATCACAAAAACGGCAGGATTGGAGAATTTGGCTGACCATTTTGAAACAGATTAAAATAGCAAAACCAGTTGCTGAATCTTTAGCTTTTTACAGAATCAGAAAGAACTCTGTTTCTTCTTCTAAATTCAAATTGATCAAGCACAATTTTGGAGTTTATAAAGAATTTCACGGACATAATTTTGTGTTTGCTGTGTTGCTGATGATTCGGTTTCTATATACACAGCTGATTGTAAAACGAAAATATATAAAGAAGATTTAA
- a CDS encoding DUF6909 family protein, translating into MKETKHISRSRAQESSAAIEKMYITMRHLFNRGFYKPMGVSGDSLRESLLALRPEIYGNIAEEKVELNGLLYVIERLPIGIEQCRFINLTSDEGYSKSHFQPIVPPKRRRNCYRIDEEQMNVEITRGRSDIYDILTHLTFIFIESHKIKNRVLIDDGGEVSRDWLKLEQAILQTKKLSQIEKEKAISHAANILARTFEEVLDIYDAFGSENAPDRFLHVIYWLGKLAIEEMIDNNKRTITFSPVLRERLGHHIHGEIWATNIKEVLKANNLLKRPIHIISANMHSVMNSIFATPLLKTKFKDKSDFFIYEELSKSAAKDIRSLVEELALKNGMISLPDTSGTNIDVQIFDTAKIDWSKTAFAYANVGEEKPVIIVMDYAFGEQAYETIDELLKPYKKETLLNVKSVSIMGKAGILEGGKGDIMIPTAHINEGTADNYFFENELTGAMFEGNDIAVFEGAMVTVLGTSLQNRDLLKFFHESTWGVIGLEMEGSYYQKAIQSASKIRKSVPQDIKVRYAYYASDNPLETGSTLASGGLGTTGVKPTYLITIKILEQILNLNNQLGTNLISTEKDKS; encoded by the coding sequence ATGAAAGAAACCAAACATATATCCAGATCAAGAGCTCAGGAATCATCTGCCGCGATTGAAAAAATGTACATCACCATGCGTCATTTATTCAATCGTGGTTTTTACAAACCAATGGGAGTTTCAGGCGATAGTTTAAGAGAATCATTATTGGCGTTGCGTCCGGAAATTTACGGAAATATAGCCGAGGAAAAAGTAGAACTAAACGGACTTTTGTACGTTATTGAACGACTTCCGATAGGAATCGAACAATGCCGTTTCATCAATTTAACTTCAGACGAAGGTTATTCAAAATCACATTTTCAGCCGATTGTTCCTCCAAAAAGGCGAAGAAATTGTTACCGGATTGACGAAGAACAAATGAATGTTGAAATCACACGTGGCCGTTCAGACATTTATGATATACTGACACATTTGACTTTTATTTTCATCGAATCACATAAAATCAAAAACAGGGTTTTAATTGACGATGGAGGAGAAGTTTCACGTGACTGGCTTAAACTGGAACAAGCCATACTACAAACCAAAAAATTGTCTCAGATAGAAAAAGAAAAAGCAATTTCGCATGCAGCTAATATTTTAGCCAGGACATTCGAAGAAGTTTTGGATATTTACGATGCTTTTGGTTCTGAAAATGCTCCGGATCGTTTTCTGCATGTAATCTACTGGCTTGGAAAATTAGCCATTGAAGAAATGATTGACAACAATAAAAGAACTATCACTTTTAGTCCGGTTTTAAGAGAACGATTAGGACATCATATCCATGGTGAAATATGGGCGACCAACATCAAGGAAGTTTTAAAAGCAAATAATCTTTTAAAAAGACCAATTCATATTATTAGTGCAAACATGCACAGTGTTATGAATTCAATATTTGCAACGCCGCTGTTGAAAACGAAATTTAAAGACAAATCGGATTTCTTTATTTATGAAGAATTGAGTAAATCTGCTGCCAAAGATATCAGAAGTTTAGTGGAAGAATTAGCCTTGAAAAACGGAATGATTTCTTTGCCTGACACATCAGGAACTAATATCGATGTGCAGATTTTTGATACTGCCAAAATAGACTGGAGCAAAACTGCCTTTGCTTATGCGAATGTAGGAGAAGAAAAACCGGTTATAATTGTAATGGATTATGCTTTTGGTGAACAGGCTTATGAAACGATTGATGAGCTTTTAAAACCCTATAAAAAAGAAACTTTACTGAATGTAAAATCGGTTTCAATAATGGGAAAAGCCGGAATTCTGGAAGGCGGGAAGGGAGATATTATGATTCCGACAGCGCATATTAATGAAGGAACTGCAGATAATTATTTCTTCGAAAATGAATTAACAGGTGCCATGTTCGAAGGAAATGATATTGCCGTTTTTGAAGGCGCCATGGTAACCGTTTTAGGGACTTCATTACAAAACAGGGATTTGTTGAAATTTTTTCACGAATCGACCTGGGGTGTAATTGGTCTGGAAATGGAAGGATCTTATTATCAAAAGGCAATTCAGTCGGCATCAAAAATTAGAAAAAGCGTGCCTCAGGATATTAAAGTCAGATATGCTTATTATGCTTCTGACAACCCTTTAGAAACCGGAAGTACTCTGGCTTCAGGTGGTTTAGGAACGACAGGGGTAAAGCCAACGTATTTAATTACAATTAAAATTCTGGAACAGATTTTAAATTTAAATAATCAGCTTGGAACAAATTTAATCAGCACAGAAAAAGATAAAAGTTAA
- a CDS encoding GH3 auxin-responsive promoter family protein — translation MSIKSIAAKIFAKKIYKKTLSWSDKPVETQLKVFKDLIENAKPTEFGKDHHFDTIKTIADFQKNVPIRDYEDLKSYIEKVKLGQENILWKGKPIYFAKTSGTTSGAKYIPLTKESMPSHINAARNAILHYINETGNADFVDGKMIFLQGSPILTEKHGINFGRLSGIVAHFVPKYLQKNRMPSWETNCIEDWETKVNAIVDETIKEDMSVISGIPSWVQMYFEKLQEKSGGKKISEIFKNFNLFIYGGVNYEPYRAKFEQMIGKRIDSIELFPASEGFFAYQDSQKEKGMLLLLNSGIFYEFIKADEFFTQNPKRYTIGEVETGVNYALIVSTNAGLWGYNIGDTIQFTSLAPYRVIVSGRIKHYISAFGEHVIANEVENAMKEATAGTNIVINEFTVAPQITPASGLPYHEWLIEFEKEPENMQAFAEAIDNSMRKQNIYYDDLITGNVLQKVVVTKVSKNGFQEYMKSQGKLGGQNKIPRLSNDRKIADNLK, via the coding sequence ATGTCAATTAAATCAATAGCAGCGAAAATTTTTGCTAAAAAAATATACAAAAAAACACTTTCCTGGTCTGATAAACCGGTTGAAACTCAACTGAAAGTTTTTAAAGATCTGATTGAAAACGCAAAACCAACAGAATTTGGAAAAGACCATCATTTTGATACGATAAAAACAATTGCAGATTTTCAAAAGAATGTTCCAATCCGCGATTATGAAGATTTAAAATCGTATATCGAAAAAGTAAAATTGGGTCAGGAAAATATTCTCTGGAAAGGCAAACCCATTTATTTTGCCAAGACTTCAGGAACAACTTCAGGAGCTAAATATATTCCGCTTACCAAAGAATCAATGCCATCTCATATTAATGCGGCGCGTAATGCGATTTTGCATTATATAAACGAAACCGGAAATGCTGATTTTGTAGATGGAAAAATGATCTTTTTGCAGGGTAGCCCTATCCTGACTGAAAAACATGGAATTAATTTTGGACGACTTTCCGGAATTGTGGCACACTTTGTTCCAAAATATTTACAGAAAAACAGAATGCCATCCTGGGAAACGAACTGCATCGAAGACTGGGAAACCAAAGTCAATGCTATTGTTGATGAAACGATTAAAGAAGACATGTCTGTAATTTCAGGAATTCCATCCTGGGTTCAGATGTATTTTGAAAAATTACAGGAAAAAAGCGGGGGAAAAAAGATCAGCGAAATATTCAAAAACTTTAATCTGTTCATTTACGGAGGAGTAAACTACGAACCTTATCGTGCCAAATTTGAACAGATGATTGGAAAGAGAATAGACAGTATTGAGTTATTTCCGGCTTCGGAAGGATTTTTTGCTTATCAGGATTCACAAAAAGAAAAAGGAATGCTTTTGTTGCTGAATTCAGGTATTTTCTACGAGTTTATAAAAGCTGATGAATTTTTTACCCAAAACCCAAAAAGATATACCATTGGCGAAGTTGAGACTGGCGTAAATTACGCTTTAATAGTTTCTACAAATGCAGGACTTTGGGGCTATAATATTGGCGATACTATTCAGTTTACTTCTTTAGCGCCATATCGCGTTATCGTTTCCGGACGCATCAAACATTATATTTCGGCTTTTGGAGAACACGTAATTGCCAATGAAGTCGAAAATGCAATGAAAGAAGCAACTGCAGGAACCAATATCGTAATAAATGAATTTACAGTTGCTCCGCAAATCACGCCAGCAAGCGGATTGCCGTATCACGAATGGTTGATTGAATTTGAAAAAGAACCTGAAAATATGCAGGCTTTTGCCGAAGCAATTGACAATTCGATGCGAAAACAAAATATTTACTATGACGATCTAATTACCGGAAATGTTTTACAGAAAGTGGTTGTAACCAAAGTTTCAAAAAATGGTTTTCAGGAATATATGAAATCTCAGGGAAAATTAGGCGGACAGAATAAAATTCCGAGACTGTCGAATGACAGAAAGATTGCGGATAATTTAAAATAG
- a CDS encoding UDP-glucuronic acid decarboxylase family protein codes for MKRILITGAAGFLGSHLCDRFIKEGYHVIGMDNLITGDLKNIEHLFKLEHFEFYHHDITKFVHIPGELDYILHFASPASPIDYLKIPIQTLKVGSLGTHNLLGLARVKKARILIASTSEVYGDPLVHPQTEEYYGNVNTIGPRGVYDEAKRFQESITMAYHTFHGVETRIVRIFNTYGPRMRLNDGRVIPAFIGQALRGEDLTIFGDGMQTRSFCYVDDQVEGIYRLLHSDYVYPVNIGNPDEITIKDFAEEIIKLTGTNQKVVYHPLPINDPLQRQPDTTKAKELLGWEAKVSRAEGMKITYDYFKSLSKEELLKEEHKDFSNYIK; via the coding sequence ATGAAAAGAATACTTATTACGGGTGCCGCGGGATTTTTAGGATCACATTTATGCGACAGATTTATCAAAGAAGGCTACCATGTTATTGGAATGGATAATCTGATTACAGGAGATCTTAAAAATATTGAACATTTGTTTAAATTAGAGCACTTTGAATTTTATCATCATGACATTACGAAATTTGTTCATATTCCTGGCGAATTAGATTATATTTTGCATTTTGCTTCACCAGCAAGCCCAATTGATTACTTAAAAATTCCAATTCAAACCTTAAAAGTAGGATCATTAGGAACCCACAATTTATTAGGTTTGGCCCGTGTAAAAAAAGCAAGGATTTTAATTGCTTCAACTTCTGAAGTATATGGGGATCCTTTAGTCCATCCGCAAACAGAAGAATATTACGGCAACGTAAACACGATCGGACCACGCGGGGTTTATGATGAAGCCAAACGTTTTCAGGAATCCATAACAATGGCGTACCATACTTTTCATGGTGTAGAAACCAGAATTGTGCGTATTTTTAATACTTACGGACCAAGGATGCGTTTAAATGATGGCCGTGTAATTCCTGCTTTTATAGGACAGGCGCTTCGTGGAGAAGATCTGACCATTTTTGGGGACGGAATGCAGACACGTTCTTTCTGTTATGTTGACGATCAGGTAGAAGGAATTTACAGATTATTGCATTCAGATTATGTGTATCCGGTAAACATTGGAAATCCCGATGAAATAACTATCAAGGATTTTGCTGAAGAAATTATAAAACTTACTGGGACAAACCAAAAAGTAGTTTACCATCCATTACCTATTAATGATCCTCTGCAACGCCAGCCGGATACTACAAAAGCAAAAGAATTATTAGGCTGGGAAGCTAAAGTAAGCCGTGCCGAAGGAATGAAAATCACATACGATTATTTTAAATCACTTTCAAAAGAAGAACTTTTAAAAGAAGAACATAAAGATTTTTCAAATTATATAAAATAA
- the purD gene encoding phosphoribosylamine--glycine ligase, with the protein MTILLLGSGGREHAFAWKMTQSPLCEKLFVVPGNAGTAAIAENVAISATDFEAVKALVLKENISLVVVGPEDPLVKGIYDYFKNDESLKHIPVIGPSKLGAQLEGSKEFAKEFLMKHNIPTAAYDSFTAETVEKGCEFLETLQPPYVLKADGLAAGKGVLIIQDLEEAKTELRNMLVHAKFGTASSKVVIEEFLDGIELSCFVLTDGKSYKILPTAKDYKRIGEGDTGLNTGGMGAVSPVPYVDAVLMEKIETRIVKPTIEGFQKDGIEYKGFVFIGLINVKGEPIVIEYNVRMGDPETEVVVPRLKSDLVELFLSVADQKLGDFNLEVDPRSATTVMVVSGGYPEDFEKGKVISGLENITDSIVFHAGTKLDGENVVTNGGRVLAVTSYGDNFQEAIKKSYQNIDKLSFDKMYFRKDIGFDLI; encoded by the coding sequence ATGACAATTTTACTATTGGGATCAGGCGGAAGAGAGCATGCATTTGCATGGAAAATGACTCAGAGTCCGCTTTGCGAAAAACTTTTTGTAGTACCTGGAAATGCAGGAACTGCTGCAATTGCTGAAAATGTGGCAATATCTGCTACAGATTTTGAAGCAGTAAAAGCTTTAGTACTTAAAGAAAATATAAGTTTAGTAGTCGTAGGACCTGAAGATCCATTGGTAAAAGGTATTTACGATTATTTTAAAAATGACGAAAGTTTAAAACATATTCCAGTTATTGGACCATCCAAATTAGGCGCGCAATTAGAAGGAAGTAAAGAATTCGCAAAAGAATTCCTGATGAAACACAACATTCCAACCGCAGCTTACGATAGTTTTACTGCCGAAACTGTAGAAAAAGGATGCGAATTTCTAGAAACTTTACAGCCTCCTTACGTTTTAAAAGCAGACGGCTTAGCAGCTGGAAAAGGAGTTTTGATTATTCAGGATCTTGAAGAAGCTAAGACTGAATTGAGAAACATGCTGGTTCATGCAAAATTCGGTACAGCAAGTTCAAAAGTTGTTATTGAAGAATTTTTGGACGGAATCGAATTAAGCTGTTTCGTTTTAACAGACGGAAAAAGCTATAAAATCCTTCCAACGGCAAAAGATTACAAAAGAATTGGAGAAGGAGATACCGGTTTAAACACAGGTGGAATGGGAGCAGTTTCCCCGGTTCCTTACGTAGATGCAGTTTTAATGGAAAAAATTGAAACCCGTATTGTAAAACCAACAATCGAAGGTTTCCAAAAAGACGGAATCGAATACAAAGGATTTGTATTTATCGGTTTGATCAATGTAAAAGGTGAACCTATCGTTATTGAATACAACGTAAGAATGGGAGATCCTGAAACTGAGGTTGTAGTGCCAAGATTAAAATCAGATTTAGTAGAATTATTCCTGTCTGTTGCAGATCAAAAGTTAGGTGACTTTAATTTAGAAGTTGATCCAAGAAGTGCTACAACTGTAATGGTAGTATCCGGCGGTTATCCTGAAGATTTTGAAAAAGGAAAAGTAATTTCTGGATTAGAAAATATTACAGATTCGATAGTTTTTCACGCAGGAACAAAATTAGATGGCGAAAATGTCGTTACTAATGGAGGACGTGTACTTGCTGTGACATCATACGGAGATAATTTCCAGGAGGCCATAAAAAAATCTTACCAAAACATAGATAAACTAAGCTTTGATAAGATGTATTTTAGAAAAGATATCGGTTTCGATTTAATCTGA